TCCACGGGGCCGGCGGCTTTGACGAACTGACCCCGTTCGGGCCGGCCGACGTGTGCTGGGTGAAAGACGGCTGGCTCAAAAAAGAGCGCATCGACCCGGTGACCCTGGGCGTGGCCGAGGGCAAGCTCAGCGACGTGGTGGTGTCCGGCCGCGACGAGGCCGTGGCTGTCCTTAAAAACATCCTGGCCGGCCAGGGAACCCAGGCCATGCTGGACATGGTGGCGCTCAACCTCGGCTGCGCCCTGCATCTGCTCGAAGGGGACCTGTCGCTTAAACAAGGCGTGGCCAAGGCCCGCGACGCCATTGCTGCCGGGGCCGCTGCCGCGTTTTTCAAGGACGTGTTCCATGCTTGAGAAGTTTCGGGCCGCCAAGGCGGCCGAGATTCGCCGCCTCAAGGACCTTGAGGTCGCCCAGCGGTTGCCAGCGCCCTACGGGGGCAAACGACCGTCCTTTTCCGATGCGCTGATTGCCAAGGCTCCCATGGCCGTCATCGCCGAATACAAGCGCGCCTCGCCGTCGGCTGGCGACATCAACCTGGGCCTCACTCCGGCCGAAGTCGGGGCCATGTACGCCGCCTCGGGCGCCGCCGCCATCTCGGTGTTGACCGAGGAGACGTATTTCAAAGGTTCGCTCGACTATTTGGAAACCATCAGCCAGTGCGGCCTGCCGCTCCTGCGCAAAGACTTCCTGCTCCATCCGCTGCAGGTGATCGAGACCGCCGCCACCAAGGCTTCGGCCCTGCTGCTCATCGTGCGCATGGTTACCGACGAAGAGCTTGGCGACCTGCTGCGCCTGACCTACGACGCCGGCCTGGAAGCCGTGGTCGAGGTCTTTGACGCCGTGGACCTGGAGCGGGCCGAAGCGGCCGGGGCGCATATCATCCAGGTCAATAACCGCGACCTGGACACCCTTAAAACCGACTTCGCCGTGGCAAGGTCCCTGGCTCCGAAAAAACGCCCCGGCCGCCTCTGGATCGCCGCCAGCGGCATCAAGACCCGGGCCGACGTGCTCGCCATGGCCGACTTGGGCTTCGACGCCGTGCTGGTCGGCACCTCGATCATGTCCGAAGCCGATCCCGGCGCGGCCCTGGCCGCCCTGGCCGGCCATACCGGCAGGTCCGCGTCATGAACGGGCGCATCGTCAAGGTCTGCGGCATGACCCGCCCCGAAGACGTCCTCGGCTGCACCGAGGCCGGGGCCGATTTCCTGGGCTTCATCTTTGCCGCCAAAAGCCCGCGCCGCGTCACGCCTGCCCAGGCCGCCGCCCTGCCCCGGACTGCCGCCAAGCGCGTCGGCGTTTTCGTCGAACAAACCCTCCCCGAAGTCCTGGCCATCATGGCCGAAGCCGAACTCGATCTGGCCCAGCTCCACGGCGGCCAGGACCCGGACTTCTGCCGGGCTGTCGGAGCCGACCGGGTGCTGCGGGCCTTCTGGCCCCAGAAGCATCCCGATCTGGCCAGCCTTGCCGCCGAGATGGCCCCCTTTGCCGGCGCGGTCCGCTTTGCCCTGCTCGACGCCGGCACTTCCGGCGGCGGCCACGGCAAATCCCTGGATTTCGCCGCCCTGGCCGAACTTTCCCCGCCCATGCCCTGGCTCTTAGCCGGAGGCCTTGGGCCGGACAACGTGGCCGAGGCCATACGCATCGCCAAGCCCCACGGCGTGGACCTCAATTCCGGCGTCGAGTCGTCGCCGGGCCTCAAAGACCTCGCCAAAGTCCGGAGGTCCCTTTGGGCCGTGAGGGGTAAATAAAGAAAAGGCAGAATCGGGGCGCTGCCCCGAGCCCCGCCGGGGGCCTGAGGCCCCCGGACCCCCCACATGGGGTTGCGGCTCACGCCGCGCGTGACGACTGAAGCCACGGCGCATAACGCGCC
This sequence is a window from Desulfovibrio sp. TomC. Protein-coding genes within it:
- a CDS encoding indole-3-glycerol-phosphate synthase; protein product: MLEKFRAAKAAEIRRLKDLEVAQRLPAPYGGKRPSFSDALIAKAPMAVIAEYKRASPSAGDINLGLTPAEVGAMYAASGAAAISVLTEETYFKGSLDYLETISQCGLPLLRKDFLLHPLQVIETAATKASALLLIVRMVTDEELGDLLRLTYDAGLEAVVEVFDAVDLERAEAAGAHIIQVNNRDLDTLKTDFAVARSLAPKKRPGRLWIAASGIKTRADVLAMADLGFDAVLVGTSIMSEADPGAALAALAGHTGRSAS
- a CDS encoding phosphoribosylanthranilate isomerase, with the protein product MNGRIVKVCGMTRPEDVLGCTEAGADFLGFIFAAKSPRRVTPAQAAALPRTAAKRVGVFVEQTLPEVLAIMAEAELDLAQLHGGQDPDFCRAVGADRVLRAFWPQKHPDLASLAAEMAPFAGAVRFALLDAGTSGGGHGKSLDFAALAELSPPMPWLLAGGLGPDNVAEAIRIAKPHGVDLNSGVESSPGLKDLAKVRRSLWAVRGK